From the genome of Fusobacterium varium, one region includes:
- the efp gene encoding Elongation factor P: protein MKIAQELRAGSTIKIGNDPFVVLKSEYNKSGRNAAVVKFKMKNLLNGNISDAVYKADEKMDDIRLDKVKTVYSYNDGSFYVFSNPETWDQVELKEEDLGDAINYLEEGMELDVIYYESTPVAVELPTFLERQIEYTEPGLRGDTTGKVMKPARINTGFEVQVPLFVEQGEWIKIDTRTNEYVERIKK, encoded by the coding sequence ATGAAAATAGCTCAAGAGTTAAGAGCAGGAAGTACAATTAAGATTGGGAATGATCCATTTGTAGTTTTAAAATCAGAGTACAACAAATCAGGAAGAAATGCTGCAGTGGTAAAGTTCAAAATGAAAAATTTATTAAATGGTAATATTTCAGATGCTGTTTATAAAGCAGATGAAAAGATGGACGATATCAGACTTGATAAAGTTAAAACAGTTTACTCTTATAATGATGGAAGTTTCTATGTATTCTCAAATCCAGAAACTTGGGATCAAGTAGAACTTAAAGAAGAAGATTTAGGAGATGCTATTAATTATCTAGAAGAAGGAATGGAATTAGATGTAATATACTACGAATCTACTCCAGTTGCTGTAGAATTGCCAACTTTCCTTGAAAGACAAATTGAATATACTGAACCAGGACTAAGAGGAGATACTACTGGAAAAGTAATGAAACCAGCTAGAATCAACACTGGATTTGAAGTTCAAGTTCCTCTATTTGTTGAGCAAGGTGAATGGATTAAAATTGATACTAGAACAAATGAGTATGTAGAAAGAATCAAAAAATAA
- the cadA gene encoding Cadmium, zinc and cobalt-transporting ATPase, with protein sequence MIKLAVSIIAYIILGGDVVLKSFKNITKGNFLDENFLMTIATFGAFYLGETTEAVGVMLFYKVGEYFQESAVRNSRKSIEKLLDIRPDYANIRDNNGEVIKISPKKLKIGDIIIIKSGEKVPVDGIVVKGESDLNTAALTGESIPADVTVNSEVLSGSLNGAGVLEVKVTKLFSDSTINKIIEMVENASNKKAESEKFITKFARYYTPIVVITALIVGIGFPLLFGNFNMWFGRALIFLVISCPCALVLSVPLTFFSSIGKASKSGILIKGGNYLEALTNISAVVFDKTGTLTKGKFKIDRLEAQNGNEDELLKTAKIGEFYSNHPIGKAIVSYGSIDINEEYIEGYKELSGFGVLSYYEGKMILIGNYKLMKEYKIEAEEKNYAGTVLYVAQDNVFLGYIYISDEIKEDSPLTIEGLRKSGIQSYMLTGDSNKIGTVVGEKLGLNSENIYSQLLPQDKVNKLEEIKSKNNKGIVFVGDGVNDAPVLSLADVGIAMGGVGSDIAIEAADVVIMKDEPSKILELLKIAKQNKKVVMQNIIMALGIKVIVMILGVFGIANMWMAIFSDVGVSLLAVLNASQGIKRN encoded by the coding sequence ATGATAAAATTAGCTGTATCAATAATAGCATATATTATTTTAGGTGGTGATGTAGTTCTTAAATCATTTAAAAATATTACTAAAGGAAACTTTTTGGACGAAAATTTCTTAATGACTATTGCTACATTTGGTGCTTTTTATCTTGGAGAAACAACTGAAGCTGTTGGAGTAATGCTTTTCTACAAGGTAGGGGAATACTTCCAAGAATCAGCTGTAAGAAATTCAAGAAAATCTATTGAAAAACTTTTGGATATCAGACCTGATTATGCCAATATAAGAGATAATAATGGTGAAGTAATAAAAATTTCTCCAAAAAAATTAAAAATTGGAGATATCATTATTATAAAATCTGGTGAAAAAGTTCCAGTAGATGGAATAGTTGTAAAAGGTGAAAGCGATTTGAACACTGCTGCTTTAACTGGAGAATCTATTCCTGCAGATGTTACTGTAAATAGTGAGGTTTTAAGTGGAAGCTTGAATGGAGCTGGAGTTCTTGAAGTAAAAGTCACAAAACTTTTCAGTGATTCTACTATTAATAAAATAATAGAAATGGTAGAAAATGCAAGTAACAAAAAAGCTGAATCAGAAAAATTCATTACAAAATTTGCCAGATATTATACACCAATAGTTGTAATAACAGCTTTGATAGTTGGAATTGGATTTCCTCTTCTATTTGGTAATTTCAATATGTGGTTTGGAAGAGCACTAATATTTCTTGTTATATCTTGTCCATGTGCTTTGGTGTTATCTGTACCTCTTACTTTTTTCAGTAGTATAGGAAAAGCTTCTAAAAGTGGTATCCTTATCAAAGGGGGAAATTATCTTGAAGCTCTTACTAATATAAGTGCTGTTGTATTTGACAAGACTGGTACTCTTACTAAGGGAAAATTCAAAATAGACAGACTTGAAGCTCAAAATGGAAATGAAGATGAACTTTTAAAAACAGCTAAAATAGGTGAATTTTATTCTAACCACCCAATAGGAAAAGCCATTGTAAGTTATGGAAGTATAGATATAAATGAAGAATATATAGAAGGTTACAAAGAACTTTCTGGATTTGGAGTACTTTCTTACTATGAAGGTAAAATGATACTTATAGGTAATTATAAACTTATGAAAGAATATAAAATAGAGGCAGAAGAAAAAAATTATGCTGGTACTGTCCTTTATGTAGCTCAAGATAATGTATTTTTAGGATATATATATATTTCTGATGAAATAAAAGAAGATTCCCCATTGACTATAGAAGGATTAAGAAAATCTGGTATTCAAAGCTATATGCTTACTGGAGATAGCAATAAAATAGGGACTGTTGTTGGAGAAAAGCTTGGACTAAATTCTGAAAATATCTATTCTCAACTTCTCCCTCAAGATAAAGTCAATAAACTTGAAGAAATTAAATCTAAAAATAATAAAGGTATTGTATTTGTAGGTGATGGTGTCAATGATGCTCCTGTATTATCTTTAGCTGATGTAGGAATCGCTATGGGTGGAGTAGGTAGTGATATTGCCATAGAAGCTGCTGATGTTGTTATAATGAAAGATGAGCCCTCTAAAATATTAGAATTATTAAAAATAGCAAAACAGAATAAAAAAGTTGTTATGCAGAATATAATTATGGCTCTTGGAATAAAAGTTATAGTTATGATACTTGGAGTATTTGGTATAGCAAATATGTGGATGGCAATATTTTCAGATGTTGGAGTATCTCTATTAGCTGTTTTAAATGCTTCACAAGGAATAAAAAGAAATTAA